One Planctomycetaceae bacterium DNA segment encodes these proteins:
- a CDS encoding PSD1 and planctomycete cytochrome C domain-containing protein produces the protein MSCSGSLQHAGANRLRPTDNPPESERGPRDHCIPCRTLLIVIAWLICDAGHLRAQTRDTDAAEHFENNIRPLLVEHCVKCHGPKKAESGLRLDSRQAAVAGGDRGPAVIVGDPASSLLVLAVRHSDELEMPPDEKLSDVELAALEQWIRSGAVWPGGAIVDTSGPALRGGPALRGGPITDDERLFWSLQPVSNPAPPQSDVSMDTNNDIDRFVNASLAAAGLQARPTTDKRTLIRRATFDLTGLPPTPADVDAFLNDESPDSFAAVADRLESPAYGERWGRHWLDVVRYADTAGETADYPTPHAWKYRNWVVSAFNDDMPYDGIRPATDRRRYPREAVDRKMPLPPDAEVLDQYRKMLTATGFIAVSRRFGFDVENYHYLTIQDTIDTVGQAVLGLSLGCARCHDHKYDPVNTHDYYAWYGIFESTRYSFPGSEEKKRPYDLFPAVPPGLTAADSTSSETTPAATADPSDVIYGAIEQDVAADARVQIRGDNRKPGPVVARANLEILGGDPVPENSGSGRLQMADWLTRDSNPLTARVMVNRIWQQHFGRGLVATENDFGARGDRPSHPELLDWLATRFMESGWSVKSMHRLIMNSAAWQRSSEFDESAAESDPDARLVWRFNRRRLSAEEIRDAMLFVSGDLDPSMGAEHPFPDVDTWGFTQHAPYYGVYPTDRRSVYLMQQRLKRHPFLSLFDGADPNTSTAHRELTTVPTQSLYLMNNEFVHERSASLAKRLIALSSQTEQRISAAFEITLSRPPTSGEITESREFLAGYEAAIDDTQTDRELLTWSGFARTLLIRNEFLFVD, from the coding sequence GTGTCCTGTTCCGGAAGCCTGCAACACGCCGGCGCGAATCGACTTCGACCGACGGATAATCCGCCGGAAAGCGAGCGAGGTCCTCGGGATCACTGCATTCCCTGTCGAACGCTGTTGATCGTTATCGCGTGGCTTATCTGCGACGCCGGACACCTTCGAGCACAAACGCGCGACACGGACGCCGCGGAACATTTTGAAAACAACATTCGTCCGCTGCTGGTGGAACATTGCGTCAAATGCCACGGGCCGAAGAAAGCGGAATCCGGCCTGCGACTCGATTCCCGTCAGGCTGCGGTTGCCGGCGGTGATCGCGGTCCGGCCGTCATCGTCGGCGATCCGGCTTCAAGCCTGCTGGTGCTGGCGGTTCGCCACAGCGACGAGTTGGAAATGCCGCCCGACGAAAAACTCAGCGACGTCGAGCTGGCGGCTCTGGAACAGTGGATTCGCAGTGGAGCGGTGTGGCCGGGCGGTGCCATCGTCGATACATCCGGCCCGGCGTTGCGAGGCGGCCCGGCTCTGCGCGGCGGACCGATTACCGACGACGAGCGTTTGTTCTGGTCGCTGCAACCGGTTTCGAATCCGGCTCCGCCGCAGTCGGACGTGTCGATGGACACGAACAACGACATCGATCGGTTCGTGAATGCTTCGCTGGCGGCCGCTGGTCTGCAGGCTCGTCCGACAACGGACAAGCGAACTCTGATTCGTCGAGCCACGTTTGACCTGACAGGACTGCCGCCGACTCCGGCCGACGTCGACGCGTTCCTGAATGATGAGTCCCCCGATTCGTTCGCGGCCGTTGCTGATCGGCTTGAATCTCCGGCCTATGGCGAACGCTGGGGACGGCACTGGCTGGACGTCGTCCGCTATGCCGACACCGCCGGTGAGACGGCTGACTATCCGACTCCACATGCCTGGAAATATCGCAACTGGGTGGTTTCCGCGTTCAATGACGACATGCCGTACGACGGAATTCGCCCGGCAACAGATCGCCGGAGATATCCTCGCGAAGCAGTTGATCGAAAAATGCCATTGCCGCCGGATGCCGAGGTGCTGGATCAATACCGGAAGATGCTGACCGCCACGGGTTTCATCGCCGTCTCGCGCCGGTTCGGCTTCGACGTGGAGAACTATCACTATCTGACGATTCAGGACACGATTGATACCGTCGGCCAGGCGGTGCTGGGATTGTCGCTCGGCTGTGCTCGCTGCCACGACCACAAGTACGACCCGGTCAACACGCACGACTACTATGCCTGGTACGGCATCTTCGAAAGCACTCGCTATTCGTTTCCCGGATCGGAAGAAAAGAAGCGGCCGTATGATCTGTTTCCGGCCGTTCCGCCGGGGTTGACCGCCGCGGACTCGACATCTTCGGAAACGACACCGGCCGCGACCGCCGATCCATCAGACGTCATCTATGGCGCGATTGAACAGGATGTCGCGGCGGACGCGCGAGTGCAGATTCGCGGCGACAACCGCAAACCCGGTCCCGTCGTTGCTCGGGCAAATCTGGAGATTCTTGGAGGTGACCCTGTTCCCGAAAATTCCGGCAGCGGTCGCCTGCAGATGGCCGACTGGCTGACTCGCGATTCCAACCCGCTGACCGCGCGAGTGATGGTGAATCGTATCTGGCAGCAGCATTTCGGTCGCGGCCTGGTCGCCACGGAGAACGACTTCGGTGCTCGCGGCGATCGGCCGTCTCACCCGGAACTGCTCGACTGGCTGGCGACCCGATTCATGGAAAGCGGCTGGTCCGTGAAGTCGATGCATCGGCTGATCATGAACAGTGCGGCGTGGCAGCGGTCGAGTGAATTCGATGAGTCCGCCGCCGAGTCCGATCCCGACGCTCGGCTGGTGTGGCGGTTCAATCGTCGAAGGCTGAGTGCTGAGGAAATTCGCGACGCGATGCTGTTCGTCAGCGGTGATCTCGACCCGTCAATGGGCGCGGAACATCCGTTTCCGGACGTTGACACATGGGGGTTCACTCAGCACGCGCCTTACTACGGTGTCTATCCGACCGACCGGCGAAGCGTGTATCTGATGCAGCAGCGTCTGAAGCGGCACCCGTTTCTCAGCCTGTTCGACGGAGCTGATCCCAACACCAGCACGGCTCACCGGGAACTCACGACGGTGCCGACACAGTCGCTGTACCTGATGAACAACGAATTCGTCCACGAACGCAGTGCCAGTCTCGCGAAGCGGCTGATCGCATTGTCATCGCAAACCGAACAGCGCATTTCCGCTGCCTTCGAAATCACGCTCAGTCGGCCGCCGACGTCCGGCGAAATCACCGAATCGCGCGAGTTTCTGGCTGGCTACGAAGCAGCCATCGACGACACTCAAACTGATCGAGAACTGTTGACGTGGAGCGGATTTGCCCGAACACTGCTGATTCGCAATGAATTCCTGTTTGTGGACTGA
- a CDS encoding FGGY family carbohydrate kinase, with protein sequence MSRIILGLDIGTTSISGVALDDSGRLLHSVTCQHHAAVSGLPEGYAEQDPDTLLTTAHEVLRQLAAATVPADIKAIGLTGQMHSTVLLDGYQAPIGNVITWQDKRVMSVVDPRGSATLLDELLERAPAEAIRNSGCRLAPGYLGSTVFALRRLRQWPEHCASVSFVADWVGSQLTGEPVVTDRSHAASSGLADLAVDRWNSDLLQAADVNPDWLPKVQPSGRPVGRLTEAMSERTGIPAGTLVGNALGDNQAAVLSSLPDDPNAVLINIGTGGQIVWRVPEFVRVDGMDTRYLPGSSSRDDDFQFILVGAGLVGGNSIAWVNSTVRSWLNAFGVDRSEAEIWSVLQQQMQGEPDSNGLICEPYFSGTRPQPLRRGVFRQVGSKNFTPASVAGSILQGIAQVMHDVYVAASAHRPTPVSRIVMSGNAPRQIPWLVKFVSQRFGVPVDVSPFTEEAATGAAMLTGVRLGVWKNLADAKGERSSGQ encoded by the coding sequence ATGTCACGCATCATTCTTGGGCTCGATATCGGGACAACCAGCATTTCGGGAGTCGCCCTGGACGATTCCGGGCGGTTGCTGCATTCCGTCACCTGCCAGCACCACGCGGCGGTGTCCGGGCTGCCCGAGGGCTATGCGGAACAGGACCCGGACACGCTGCTGACGACGGCTCACGAGGTTCTGCGTCAACTCGCAGCGGCGACTGTGCCGGCAGACATCAAGGCCATCGGGCTGACCGGGCAGATGCACAGCACGGTTCTGCTGGACGGCTACCAGGCACCGATCGGAAATGTCATTACGTGGCAGGACAAACGCGTGATGTCGGTCGTCGATCCGCGGGGTTCGGCGACGCTGCTGGATGAGTTGCTTGAACGAGCACCCGCTGAGGCGATTCGAAATTCCGGATGCCGCCTGGCTCCGGGGTATCTCGGCAGCACCGTCTTCGCGTTGCGGCGGCTGAGACAATGGCCGGAACACTGCGCGTCGGTCAGCTTCGTTGCCGACTGGGTGGGAAGTCAACTGACGGGAGAACCCGTGGTGACTGACCGGTCGCACGCCGCGTCTTCCGGACTGGCAGATCTGGCCGTCGACCGCTGGAACAGCGACCTGCTGCAGGCCGCAGACGTCAATCCCGACTGGCTGCCGAAGGTGCAGCCGTCCGGGCGACCAGTCGGCCGGCTGACGGAAGCGATGTCGGAACGCACCGGAATCCCGGCCGGGACGCTGGTTGGAAACGCACTCGGCGATAACCAGGCAGCCGTGCTGAGTTCTCTGCCGGACGATCCGAACGCGGTGCTGATCAACATCGGCACCGGAGGACAGATCGTGTGGCGCGTTCCCGAGTTCGTTCGAGTCGACGGGATGGATACTCGCTACCTTCCCGGCAGCTCCTCCCGCGACGACGACTTCCAGTTCATCCTTGTCGGCGCCGGTCTGGTCGGCGGGAATTCCATTGCCTGGGTCAACAGCACCGTCCGTTCGTGGCTGAATGCCTTTGGCGTCGATCGTTCCGAGGCGGAGATCTGGTCGGTGCTGCAGCAACAAATGCAGGGCGAACCGGATTCAAACGGCCTGATCTGCGAACCGTACTTTTCCGGGACTCGACCGCAGCCTCTGCGGCGCGGAGTGTTTCGGCAGGTTGGTTCGAAGAATTTCACCCCCGCCAGCGTCGCGGGAAGCATCCTGCAGGGAATCGCTCAGGTGATGCACGACGTTTACGTGGCCGCGAGTGCTCATCGTCCGACACCCGTCAGCCGCATTGTGATGTCGGGAAACGCGCCACGTCAGATTCCGTGGCTGGTGAAATTCGTGTCGCAGCGATTTGGCGTTCCTGTCGACGTTTCTCCGTTCACGGAAGAAGCCGCGACCGGAGCGGCAATGCTGACAGGAGTCCGGCTGGGCGTGTGGAAGAACCTTGCGGACGCGAAGGGTGAACGATCGAGCGGACAGTAA
- a CDS encoding BadF/BadG/BcrA/BcrD ATPase family protein, whose protein sequence is MTRGLWHWWHNIRIWCWESMPAEQKRRPGWRRFPIPVTHRTWSAAAQRVPETRAAVGFEAAESNIAAAIAAAFADARVTRGPVAAACIGAAGAGRSTEQQRLHSWAESSGVAEAVSITSDVELILAAASPDRVGIALVSGTGSLAFGRNSSGRTARAGGWGHFFGDEGSGYAIAIAGLRAAAQAADKRGPSTDLLPRLQDRLQTTTPMQLVERIHSDSMRLADIAALAEVVFAASESDEVARRIVVEAADALSTMVRTLVRELDFTAEPFSLALAGGVLVRQDRFRRYVTSRCGATDDHVTIVSDPVTGAVAIARSLIVSDAPGM, encoded by the coding sequence GTGACGCGGGGACTGTGGCATTGGTGGCACAACATTCGAATCTGGTGCTGGGAATCGATGCCGGCGGAACAAAAACGTCGGCCTGGCTGGCGACGGTTTCCGATTCCGGTCACGCACAGGACGTGGTCGGCCGCGGCACAGCGGGTCCCGGAAACCCGCGCGGCTGTCGGGTTCGAAGCTGCGGAATCGAACATCGCTGCCGCCATCGCAGCGGCCTTTGCGGACGCGCGCGTAACGCGAGGCCCCGTCGCGGCAGCGTGCATCGGAGCCGCCGGGGCCGGGCGATCGACGGAACAGCAGCGGCTGCACTCGTGGGCTGAAAGCTCCGGCGTGGCCGAGGCAGTTTCGATCACCAGCGACGTGGAACTCATCCTGGCGGCTGCGTCGCCGGATCGTGTCGGCATCGCACTTGTCAGCGGGACGGGTTCGCTGGCGTTCGGCCGCAATTCGTCCGGCCGGACGGCTCGCGCGGGAGGCTGGGGACACTTCTTCGGCGACGAAGGCAGCGGCTACGCGATCGCCATCGCCGGACTTCGAGCGGCGGCTCAGGCAGCCGACAAACGCGGGCCGTCGACAGACCTGCTGCCGCGCCTGCAGGATCGACTTCAGACGACAACGCCGATGCAGCTCGTCGAACGCATTCACAGCGACTCCATGCGACTCGCGGATATCGCGGCTCTGGCCGAAGTCGTGTTTGCCGCGTCCGAAAGTGATGAAGTCGCACGTCGGATTGTCGTCGAAGCCGCGGACGCGCTTTCGACAATGGTCCGGACGCTGGTCAGGGAACTGGATTTCACCGCGGAGCCGTTCTCGCTCGCGCTGGCCGGCGGCGTGTTGGTTCGGCAGGACCGTTTTCGCCGGTACGTGACCAGTCGCTGTGGTGCGACCGATGACCACGTGACCATCGTCAGTGATCCGGTCACCGGCGCCGTTGCGATCGCCAGGAGCCTGATCGTCAGCGACGCACCGGGAATGTAG
- the murQ gene encoding N-acetylmuramic acid 6-phosphate etherase codes for MNSGMTTEGVNPASAEIDRLSASQIVRLMNSEDARVAAAVGREEASIAAAIDVIADRLRSGGRLIYLGAGTSGRLGVLDATVPTHVQHAAGNGRGADRGRLRRLCTAAEGVEDHPEIGVEDLKRNEITSADVVVGIATSGRTPYVIGGLRYARSVGAFAIGLACNDGSALAEAADLMITPIVGPEVISGSTRLKAGTATKMVLNMLTTGAMVLLGKTYGNLMVDLRATNTKLVARSRRLVCLLTDVDEAQADERLAECDGELKTTVVSIRRGVSAAEARKMLEAVRRTTSGGSGTTASGVTAAHWTSFRK; via the coding sequence ATGAACAGTGGCATGACAACCGAAGGCGTCAATCCCGCGTCGGCGGAAATCGACCGGCTGTCGGCTTCGCAAATCGTGCGGCTGATGAATTCCGAAGATGCACGCGTCGCCGCGGCAGTCGGTCGGGAGGAAGCGTCGATCGCTGCGGCGATTGATGTGATCGCCGACCGGCTTCGTTCCGGAGGTCGGCTGATCTATCTCGGCGCCGGCACATCCGGCCGACTGGGTGTGCTTGACGCCACGGTGCCCACCCACGTTCAGCACGCCGCGGGGAATGGTCGTGGGGCTGATCGCGGGAGGCTACGACGGCTCTGCACAGCGGCGGAAGGCGTGGAGGATCATCCGGAAATCGGCGTCGAAGATCTGAAGCGGAACGAAATCACAAGTGCTGATGTCGTCGTGGGCATCGCGACCAGCGGACGAACGCCGTACGTCATTGGAGGCCTGCGGTACGCTCGCAGCGTCGGTGCGTTTGCCATCGGACTGGCCTGCAACGACGGCTCGGCTCTGGCCGAAGCGGCGGATCTGATGATCACGCCAATCGTCGGACCGGAAGTCATCAGCGGCTCGACTCGCCTGAAAGCCGGCACGGCCACGAAGATGGTGCTGAACATGCTGACCACCGGAGCCATGGTGCTGCTCGGCAAGACGTACGGAAATCTGATGGTTGATCTGCGAGCCACCAACACCAAGCTGGTCGCTCGCTCGCGACGGCTGGTGTGCCTGCTGACGGATGTCGATGAAGCGCAGGCCGATGAACGACTCGCGGAATGCGATGGAGAACTGAAAACCACCGTCGTTTCAATCCGACGCGGTGTGTCCGCCGCTGAGGCTCGGAAGATGCTGGAGGCAGTCCGGCGGACAACTTCGGGGGGCTCTGGAACAACAGCGTCCGGAGTGACGGCTGCGCACTGGACCTCATTCCGGAAGTGA
- a CDS encoding ROK family protein, giving the protein MFLGIEIGGTKLQLGVGDGTSAHFAAFERCDVVPEHGAEGILRQIQSTAGRLAERFEIQRVGVGFGGPVDGASGRVITSHQIEGWTGVPLVSWISETLGLPSVLGNDCDCAALAEARFGAGRGHRTVFYVTVGTGVGGGLVINGQVHGTDRPSAAEIGHLRPGTHAADSHATVESLASGWGIAATARACLTDAPPRLQDRLLPEGRPILDEAERDELLQRCGGDVRLLTTLMVGQSAWSGNAGARGILRTGTDTLGWAIAQVIALVAPDAVIVGGGVSLMGDDLFFNPLRQAVERYVFGPLSNRYVLVAPLLGEEVVVHGAVALASS; this is encoded by the coding sequence ATGTTCCTGGGAATTGAAATCGGCGGGACGAAACTGCAACTGGGCGTTGGCGACGGGACCAGTGCTCACTTCGCTGCGTTCGAACGATGCGACGTTGTTCCCGAGCACGGCGCGGAGGGCATTCTTCGTCAGATCCAGTCGACGGCGGGGCGTCTGGCGGAACGCTTTGAAATCCAGCGCGTCGGCGTTGGGTTCGGGGGGCCTGTGGACGGAGCCTCCGGGCGCGTCATTACCAGCCATCAGATCGAAGGCTGGACGGGAGTGCCGCTGGTCAGTTGGATTTCCGAGACGCTGGGACTGCCATCGGTGCTGGGGAACGACTGCGACTGTGCGGCTCTGGCGGAAGCTCGCTTTGGCGCCGGCAGAGGACATCGCACGGTGTTCTACGTGACGGTCGGAACGGGGGTCGGCGGTGGACTGGTCATCAATGGTCAGGTACACGGCACGGATCGGCCGTCAGCCGCGGAGATCGGTCATCTGCGTCCGGGAACTCACGCGGCTGATTCGCACGCGACCGTCGAATCGCTTGCCAGCGGCTGGGGCATTGCCGCGACGGCTCGAGCATGCCTGACGGATGCACCGCCGCGTTTGCAGGATCGACTGCTTCCCGAAGGTCGCCCGATCCTGGACGAAGCCGAACGCGATGAATTGCTTCAGCGGTGCGGCGGCGACGTCCGTCTGCTGACGACGCTGATGGTCGGCCAGTCGGCCTGGAGCGGCAATGCGGGTGCTCGCGGGATTCTGCGAACGGGAACGGATACGCTGGGTTGGGCGATCGCTCAGGTCATCGCGCTGGTCGCTCCGGACGCGGTCATCGTGGGAGGCGGTGTGTCGTTGATGGGCGACGACTTGTTTTTCAACCCGCTGCGGCAAGCGGTCGAACGATACGTGTTCGGTCCGCTTTCGAACCGGTATGTGCTTGTCGCTCCGCTGCTTGGGGAAGAGGTCGTTGTGCATGGAGCCGTCGCGCTGGCGAGTTCCTGA
- a CDS encoding SIS domain-containing protein — translation MLGAALDTAGYMNRLNEELQRIDQAAMTRWADLVYSAWETGNFVYIIGNGGSGTTASHMAEDLGKSSLRECDLKDESRKRLKVLSLTDNAGWLMAVGNDLAYDQIFVQQLMNYGQPGDVLLAISGSGNSPNVLNAVDWANRHGLKTFGLTGYGGGKLKESQQDGLHVALNDMGMVESIHLCLFHWVLNDVFARINHEGRYAASA, via the coding sequence ATGCTGGGTGCGGCGCTCGATACGGCCGGGTACATGAATCGGCTGAATGAAGAATTGCAGCGAATTGATCAGGCCGCGATGACTCGCTGGGCGGACCTGGTGTATTCGGCCTGGGAAACCGGCAACTTCGTTTACATCATCGGAAACGGCGGATCGGGCACGACGGCCAGCCACATGGCCGAAGATCTCGGCAAGAGTTCACTGCGGGAATGCGACCTGAAAGACGAATCCCGCAAACGTCTGAAAGTTCTGAGCCTGACCGACAATGCCGGCTGGCTGATGGCCGTCGGAAATGATCTGGCCTATGACCAGATCTTCGTGCAGCAGTTGATGAACTACGGACAGCCGGGAGACGTCCTGTTGGCAATCAGTGGTTCCGGGAACAGCCCCAACGTGCTGAACGCCGTCGACTGGGCCAACCGGCACGGCCTGAAGACTTTCGGTCTGACCGGCTACGGCGGCGGAAAGCTGAAGGAGTCTCAGCAGGACGGTCTGCACGTGGCGCTGAACGACATGGGCATGGTGGAAAGCATCCACCTGTGTCTGTTCCACTGGGTGTTGAATGACGTGTTCGCAAGAATCAACCACGAAGGCCGGTACGCGGCGAGCGCATAG
- a CDS encoding WD40 repeat domain-containing serine/threonine protein kinase — translation MPIHEAGECDGVCYIASAYCSGPNLAEWLKRQDRPLEIRLVAWLMSQLASAVRHAHSRGVLHRDLKPGNILLEPAGEARDASDPLRPASFPFEPRISDFGLAKIQGEGFDTTLSNVVMGTAAYMSPEQAGGKVSQCDETSDVYSLGAILYELLTGRPPLVGESDLETLQLVQTTEPVAPARLRNRIPKDLETICLKCLEKEPRRRYSSAADLEDELLRFQHGQPILARPVGTFGRLHRWCRRKPGVAALSASLIAALMLITIVATVMTIRLSQQVQRAVAAEQDGQRNLLASLISEAQANRNSSVAGRRFQGLDSLTQAWSLARDLDADEATRAKIRDEVIACLAMADFRLQRRWPNTQVSRDPALIAFDRRLRRAVHVDFANDVVLSSMSDSEPASRFRPPDGHAAQVEVSPDGRWLLVRAEQPDAVYRWDLASSAEPERPAVSGHPAAVCFDSLSETAAVVNRDGSVSLVSESGGVTTISADVEFEPSGCVFAPDDRRLAVWGGDQLKIIDVLTQKVVGSPGVRSGDELQAAAFSPDGNWLAVGGSRHLVRLFRLSPDADADADEEYDSFAGHEAWITSIAFSPDNRLLATSGSDGIVRLWDVFAREELVAGLGTAVQFSEDGSSMVGMIGEHIARFEVASGNVCRRWPVEIDKAAFVPAGDLLLGCNWEGLHAFDWNSGGHRSFIPNGNSYDLRMTNGTPVDGASFDGAPVDTAPVVLLASDDGVSLIPLREVNGHTVLDDAAASALQLPFESCPNGMSDLRHGRVAIPEDGRVAILDTNDVASPTVFVNTGDTQDMTTSLSPDCRLLATCIRTLPGLEIRDITSGEHLRSLFPERAVLSAMFTPDGRWLAVDTREALVFLDVDTWQDSHRTIWKVDDDFPPRNGTQMSFSADGRVLAISRPGPEIRLVHVPDGRVMATLPAFVHEAWVAISADGNRLAVGDRLSGLRAWDIDELRRELQRLGIEM, via the coding sequence GTGCCGATTCATGAAGCGGGCGAATGCGACGGCGTGTGCTATATCGCTTCGGCCTATTGTTCGGGCCCAAACCTGGCGGAATGGCTGAAGCGGCAGGATCGTCCTCTGGAAATTCGGCTTGTCGCGTGGCTGATGTCGCAGTTGGCGTCGGCGGTCCGGCACGCTCATTCGCGAGGCGTGCTGCATCGTGATTTGAAACCCGGCAACATTCTTCTGGAACCGGCTGGCGAAGCGCGAGATGCGTCGGACCCGCTGCGGCCGGCTTCGTTTCCGTTCGAACCGCGCATTTCTGACTTCGGACTGGCGAAGATTCAGGGGGAAGGTTTCGACACGACGCTCAGCAACGTCGTCATGGGAACGGCGGCGTACATGTCGCCGGAACAGGCCGGCGGCAAGGTCAGTCAGTGCGACGAAACGTCCGACGTGTATTCGCTGGGCGCGATCCTTTACGAACTGCTGACCGGCCGCCCGCCGCTGGTTGGAGAATCCGATCTGGAAACTCTGCAGCTCGTGCAGACGACCGAACCGGTTGCTCCGGCGCGACTTCGCAATCGGATTCCGAAAGACCTGGAAACGATCTGCCTGAAGTGCCTGGAAAAGGAACCTCGACGGCGCTATTCATCGGCGGCGGACCTGGAAGACGAGTTGCTGCGGTTTCAGCACGGTCAGCCGATTCTGGCCCGACCCGTCGGAACATTCGGGCGTCTGCATCGCTGGTGTCGCCGAAAACCCGGAGTGGCGGCTCTGTCGGCATCGCTGATCGCGGCACTGATGCTGATCACGATTGTCGCGACGGTGATGACCATCCGGCTCAGTCAGCAGGTTCAGCGAGCTGTCGCGGCGGAACAGGACGGACAGAGAAACCTGCTGGCGTCGCTGATTTCCGAAGCGCAGGCCAACCGGAATTCCAGCGTCGCCGGCCGTCGGTTTCAGGGACTCGATTCACTGACACAGGCCTGGTCGCTGGCCCGCGATCTGGATGCGGACGAGGCGACTCGCGCGAAGATCCGCGACGAAGTAATCGCCTGCCTTGCGATGGCCGACTTTCGCCTGCAGCGTCGCTGGCCGAACACGCAGGTTTCACGCGATCCCGCTCTGATCGCCTTTGACCGCCGGCTGCGCCGTGCCGTTCATGTCGACTTTGCGAACGATGTTGTGTTGAGTTCGATGAGCGACAGTGAACCCGCTTCGCGATTTCGTCCGCCGGACGGCCACGCCGCGCAGGTGGAAGTTTCGCCGGACGGTCGCTGGCTGCTGGTTCGTGCGGAACAGCCGGACGCCGTTTATCGCTGGGATCTGGCAAGTTCCGCGGAACCTGAGCGACCGGCCGTTTCCGGGCATCCGGCGGCCGTCTGTTTCGATTCTCTGTCGGAAACCGCAGCCGTCGTGAATCGAGACGGCAGCGTGTCACTGGTTTCCGAGTCGGGAGGCGTCACGACGATCTCGGCTGACGTCGAGTTCGAACCGTCCGGCTGCGTGTTCGCGCCGGACGATCGTCGCCTGGCGGTCTGGGGCGGCGATCAACTGAAAATCATCGACGTGTTGACGCAGAAAGTTGTGGGCTCACCAGGAGTTCGATCCGGCGATGAGCTGCAGGCGGCAGCCTTCAGTCCGGACGGCAACTGGCTGGCCGTTGGCGGCAGCCGCCATCTGGTCAGGCTGTTCCGGCTGTCGCCCGATGCCGATGCCGATGCCGATGAGGAATACGACAGCTTTGCGGGACACGAAGCCTGGATTACGTCCATTGCGTTCAGCCCGGACAACCGCTTGCTGGCGACGAGCGGCAGCGACGGCATCGTGCGACTGTGGGACGTGTTCGCTCGGGAAGAACTCGTTGCCGGTCTCGGCACCGCGGTTCAGTTTTCGGAAGACGGAAGTTCAATGGTCGGGATGATCGGCGAACACATCGCTCGCTTCGAAGTGGCGTCCGGAAACGTCTGCCGCAGGTGGCCGGTGGAAATCGACAAGGCAGCATTCGTTCCCGCCGGAGATCTGCTGCTGGGATGCAACTGGGAAGGACTTCACGCGTTCGACTGGAACTCCGGAGGTCACCGGTCATTCATCCCGAACGGCAACTCATACGACCTGCGTATGACAAACGGTACGCCGGTGGACGGCGCGTCATTCGACGGCGCGCCGGTGGACACTGCGCCGGTCGTCCTGCTGGCCTCCGACGACGGTGTTTCGCTGATCCCGCTGCGCGAAGTCAATGGTCACACGGTACTCGACGACGCGGCCGCTTCGGCGCTGCAACTGCCGTTTGAGTCCTGTCCGAACGGCATGTCTGATCTGCGACACGGCCGGGTTGCGATTCCGGAAGACGGACGCGTGGCAATTCTGGACACGAATGACGTTGCTTCGCCGACAGTGTTCGTCAACACCGGTGACACGCAGGACATGACCACGTCGCTCAGTCCGGACTGCCGCCTTCTGGCCACCTGCATCAGGACACTTCCAGGACTCGAAATTCGGGACATCACGTCGGGCGAACATCTTCGTTCGTTGTTTCCGGAAAGAGCCGTGCTGTCGGCGATGTTCACTCCCGACGGACGCTGGCTGGCGGTCGATACCAGGGAAGCTCTGGTGTTTCTGGACGTCGATACCTGGCAGGATAGTCATCGCACGATCTGGAAAGTCGACGATGATTTTCCGCCGCGAAACGGCACACAGATGTCGTTTTCCGCGGACGGCCGCGTCCTTGCCATCAGTCGTCCCGGCCCGGAAATCAGGCTGGTTCATGTTCCGGACGGTCGTGTCATGGCAACGCTGCCGGCTTTCGTCCACGAAGCCTGGGTCGCGATCAGCGCGGACGGAAACCGGCTTGCCGTCGGCGACCGCCTGTCGGGACTTCGCGCATGGGACATCGATGAACTGCGCCGCGAACTGCAGCGGCTGGGCATCGAAATGTAG